A stretch of the Malus sylvestris chromosome 10, drMalSylv7.2, whole genome shotgun sequence genome encodes the following:
- the LOC126587266 gene encoding protein PHLOEM PROTEIN 2-LIKE A9-like, whose translation MSLSTKPHFQAEEDEIKKQGDSYILKPRGLSIVWGNVEHYWKLPKKLSKGDSNDPAELKQVSWLEVTGSVSLMPTKTYQISLDVEMAPSSFGWRDIQAFLMAKVGKRGKYKWTKVKVVQDPNVGRFTIPDKTSPPLRIEVLPASVDNMLHFGLYEIWSGKWKGGLKIHQANVTEVTSTLA comes from the exons ATGTCTCTGAGTACTAAACCTCATTTCCAAGCAGAGGAagatgaaataaaaaa ACAGGGAGATAGTTACATCCTCAAACCACGGGGACTTAGCATTGTATGGGGCAATGTTGAACACTACTGGAAATTACCTAAGAA GCTATCCAAAGGTGACTCTAATGACCCTGCGGAGCTGAAACAGGTTTCTTGGCTAGAAGTAACAGGCTCAGTTAGTTTAATGCCTACGAAGACATACCAAATCAGCTTAGACGTAGAAATGGCACCTAGTTCATTTGGTTGGAGAGATATACAAGCTTTCTTGATGGCCAAGGTAGGGAAAAGGGGCAAGTACAAATGGACCAAAGTTAAAGTAGTGCAGGATCCAAATGTAGGCAGATTCACAATTCCTGACAAAACCAGCCCGCCATTGAGAATTGAAGTTCTGCCCGCTAGTGTCGATAACATGCTTCACTTTGGTCTGTATGAAATCTGGAGTGGAAAATGGAAGGGGGGCTTGAAAATTCATCAAGCAAATGTGACAGAAGTAACTTCGACCTTAGCTTAA